A region of bacterium DNA encodes the following proteins:
- a CDS encoding vitamin B12-dependent ribonucleotide reductase, translating to MKIARCFTRVEDEPYAGVEFTPRTSRITNTDGSVVFEAKDILVPDSWSQVAVDILAQKYFRKAGVPAHLVKVAEEGVPEWIQRSVPDEGAIESLPEEERYGMEMDTRQVFHRLAGCWTYWGWKYGYFEDEEQARAFHDELCYMLACQMCAPNSPQWFNTGLHWAYGIERPAQGHFFCDPETGELQRSQNAYEHPQPHACFIQSIKDDLVNEGGIMDLWTREARIFKYGSGTGSNFSSLRGEGESLSGGGKSSGLMSFLKIGDRAAGAIKSGGTTRRAAKMVTLNIDHPDVEEFINWKVREEQKVASLVAGSRLTKKHLNAILAACDAKKLPDLNGDLHRPEKNEVLRKAIRSAHGAGIPDNLIHRALQLAEQGFTEMEFDEFDTNWEGEAYASVSGQNSNNSVRVSDEFMKAVKADGTWKLIRRTDRKVSNELKARDLWSQIGYAAWCCADPGLQFDTTINDWHTCAADGRINASNPCSEYMFLDDTACNLASLNLMKFLDTEKSEFLIEDYRHATRLWTIVLEISVLMAQFPSPEIAKRSYQYRTLGLGYANLGTALMVLGIPYDSPEGEAWCGALTAIMTGCAYAASAEMAAKLGPFPRYAANREHMLRVLRNHQRAAYAAPAGEYEMLSKTPAGISPEHCPANLLQAAREAWDEALALGYRHGFRNAQTTVIAPTGTIGLVMDCDTTGIEPDFALVKFKKLAGGGYFKIINQSVPIALRHLGYDEEQIREIIAYCRGRGTLKNAPYINPESLRGKGFTEKAIEIIEKGLDGAFEIQFAFNKHALGGDFCREKLGLTDEQLDDWSLNLLEAIGFTSEQIQEANDYVCGKMTIEDAPHLLDEHLPVFDCANRCGRTGKRYISPMAHVHMMAAAQPFISGAISKTINIPGEATVADIQGLYQESWERMTKAVAIYRDGSKLSQPLAAQTIQETLLDEEEEETESIESAPVRVAQQIVRRYIYQTRRRKLPTRRGGYTQKAIVGGHKVYLRTGEYEDGNIGEIFIDMHKEGAAFRSLMNCFAIAISLGLQHGVPLDEFVDAFVFTRFEPGGMVQGNMHIKMSTSIIDYIFRELAISYLGRHDLAQVTEEDLHSDTIGRPEKEIPEFDAEEEEAIGPAAAKLPQTANPQSQRLHLHYTSKGVEAPKAAVVSSPAAASAFNQEAQQAAQARIKGYVGEACQECGSFSLVRNGTCLKCLDCGATSGCS from the coding sequence ATGAAAATAGCTCGGTGTTTCACGCGGGTCGAGGACGAACCCTACGCCGGGGTTGAGTTCACGCCGCGTACCTCCCGCATCACCAACACGGATGGTTCGGTTGTATTCGAGGCCAAGGATATTCTCGTGCCCGACAGCTGGTCGCAGGTCGCGGTGGATATCCTCGCCCAGAAATACTTCCGCAAGGCGGGAGTTCCCGCCCATCTGGTGAAAGTGGCCGAGGAGGGAGTACCCGAGTGGATTCAGCGCTCCGTCCCCGATGAGGGGGCCATCGAATCCTTGCCCGAGGAAGAGCGCTACGGAATGGAGATGGACACCCGCCAGGTGTTCCACCGCCTGGCCGGCTGCTGGACCTACTGGGGCTGGAAGTACGGCTACTTCGAGGACGAGGAGCAGGCCCGCGCCTTCCACGATGAGCTTTGCTACATGCTCGCCTGCCAGATGTGCGCCCCCAATTCACCGCAATGGTTCAATACCGGGTTGCACTGGGCCTACGGCATCGAGCGGCCCGCCCAGGGGCATTTCTTCTGCGACCCGGAAACAGGCGAGCTCCAACGCTCGCAAAACGCCTACGAACACCCCCAGCCCCACGCCTGCTTCATCCAGTCCATCAAGGACGACCTCGTCAACGAGGGCGGCATCATGGACCTGTGGACCCGCGAGGCGCGGATATTCAAGTATGGCTCAGGCACGGGCTCGAACTTCTCCTCCCTGCGCGGCGAGGGAGAGTCCCTTTCGGGCGGCGGGAAGAGTTCAGGGCTCATGAGCTTCCTCAAGATCGGCGACCGGGCTGCCGGCGCCATCAAATCGGGTGGAACAACGCGCCGGGCCGCGAAGATGGTCACCCTCAACATTGATCACCCCGATGTGGAGGAGTTCATCAACTGGAAGGTCCGCGAGGAACAGAAGGTCGCCTCCCTGGTCGCCGGCAGCCGCCTGACCAAGAAGCACCTCAACGCCATCCTCGCCGCCTGCGACGCGAAAAAACTGCCCGACCTGAACGGCGATCTCCACCGGCCAGAGAAGAACGAGGTACTCCGCAAGGCCATCCGTTCGGCCCACGGGGCCGGCATACCGGACAACCTGATTCACCGGGCGCTGCAGCTGGCCGAGCAGGGCTTCACCGAGATGGAATTCGACGAGTTCGACACCAACTGGGAGGGTGAAGCCTACGCCTCGGTGTCGGGCCAAAACTCGAACAACTCGGTCCGCGTTTCGGACGAGTTCATGAAGGCCGTCAAGGCCGACGGCACTTGGAAGCTCATCCGGCGCACCGACCGCAAGGTCTCCAATGAACTCAAGGCCCGCGATCTTTGGAGTCAGATCGGCTACGCCGCATGGTGCTGCGCCGATCCGGGGCTGCAGTTCGACACCACGATCAACGACTGGCACACCTGCGCAGCCGACGGGCGGATCAACGCCTCGAATCCCTGCTCGGAGTACATGTTCCTCGACGACACGGCGTGCAACCTCGCCTCGCTCAATCTGATGAAGTTTCTCGACACCGAAAAGAGCGAATTTCTCATCGAGGACTACCGGCACGCCACCCGGCTCTGGACCATCGTTCTAGAGATTTCCGTGCTGATGGCCCAGTTCCCGAGCCCGGAGATCGCCAAGCGCTCCTATCAGTACCGCACCCTCGGGCTGGGCTACGCCAACCTCGGCACCGCCCTCATGGTCCTGGGCATCCCCTACGATTCCCCTGAGGGGGAGGCCTGGTGCGGCGCCCTGACCGCCATCATGACCGGCTGCGCCTACGCCGCGAGCGCCGAGATGGCGGCCAAGCTCGGCCCCTTCCCGCGCTACGCCGCGAACCGCGAGCACATGCTCCGCGTGCTGCGCAACCACCAGCGGGCTGCTTACGCGGCCCCGGCCGGGGAGTACGAGATGCTCTCCAAGACACCGGCCGGCATCTCACCCGAGCACTGCCCGGCGAACCTTCTCCAGGCTGCCCGCGAGGCGTGGGACGAAGCCCTGGCCCTCGGCTACCGGCACGGCTTCCGCAACGCCCAGACGACCGTCATCGCCCCCACGGGCACCATCGGTCTCGTCATGGACTGCGACACGACCGGCATCGAACCCGACTTCGCCCTGGTCAAGTTCAAGAAGCTGGCCGGCGGCGGCTATTTCAAGATCATCAACCAGTCGGTGCCCATCGCCCTTCGCCACCTCGGCTACGACGAAGAGCAGATTCGCGAGATCATTGCCTACTGCCGGGGCCGCGGCACCCTCAAGAACGCGCCCTACATCAACCCTGAATCGCTTCGGGGAAAAGGATTCACCGAGAAGGCCATCGAGATCATCGAAAAAGGCCTTGACGGCGCGTTCGAAATCCAGTTCGCCTTCAACAAGCACGCGCTGGGCGGGGACTTCTGCCGCGAGAAACTCGGCCTCACTGATGAACAACTCGACGACTGGAGCCTGAATCTCCTCGAGGCCATCGGCTTCACCTCCGAGCAGATTCAGGAAGCCAACGACTACGTCTGCGGAAAGATGACCATCGAGGACGCGCCGCATCTTCTGGATGAACATCTGCCCGTCTTTGACTGCGCCAACAGGTGCGGCCGGACCGGAAAGCGCTACATCAGCCCGATGGCCCATGTCCACATGATGGCGGCGGCCCAGCCTTTCATCTCGGGCGCCATCAGCAAGACGATCAACATTCCCGGCGAGGCCACGGTGGCCGACATCCAGGGGCTCTACCAGGAATCATGGGAGCGGATGACGAAGGCGGTCGCTATCTACCGGGACGGCTCGAAGCTCAGCCAGCCACTCGCCGCCCAGACGATTCAGGAGACCCTCCTCGACGAGGAGGAAGAAGAAACCGAATCCATCGAGAGCGCACCCGTCCGTGTGGCGCAACAGATCGTCCGCCGGTACATCTACCAGACGCGCAGACGCAAGCTTCCCACCCGGCGGGGCGGGTACACCCAGAAGGCCATCGTCGGCGGCCACAAGGTCTATCTCCGCACCGGCGAGTACGAAGACGGCAACATCGGCGAGATATTCATTGACATGCACAAGGAGGGTGCCGCCTTCCGCAGCCTGATGAACTGCTTCGCCATCGCCATCTCCCTCGGGCTCCAGCACGGCGTTCCCCTCGATGAATTCGTGGACGCCTTCGTCTTCACGCGCTTCGAGCCGGGCGGCATGGTTCAGGGCAACATGCACATCAAGATGAGCACCTCGATCATCGACTACATCTTCCGCGAGTTGGCCATCTCCTACCTCGGGCGACACGACTTGGCGCAGGTTACCGAGGAAGACTTGCACAGCGACACCATCGGCCGGCCCGAGAAAGAGATCCCCGAGTTCGACGCCGAGGAAGAGGAAGCGATCGGCCCGGCGGCCGCCAAGCTGCCGCAGACGGCCAACCCGCAGAGCCAGCGGCTCCACCTCCACTACACGAGCAAGGGAGTGGAGGCCCCGAAGGCGGCAGTGGTGTCTTCCCCGGCGGCCGCTTCGGCCTTCAACCAGGAAGCGCAGCAGGCGGCCCAGGCGCGCATAAAGGGCTATGTCGGCGAAGCCTGCCAGGAGTGCGGCTCCTTCTCGCTGGTCCGCAACGGCACCTGCCTCAAGTGCCTCGACTGCGGCGCCACGAGCGGGTGCTCATAA
- a CDS encoding GDP-mannose 4,6-dehydratase, which produces MPERVLITGITGFAGSHLVDYLLTLPDVEIYGMRRWRSRTEHIDHLTTQVKLLECDLRDQTSVNRLVAEVRPEKIFHLAAQSFVPTSWSAPEESLHTNIIGTLHLFEAVRQAGIDPLIQVACSSEEYGKVLPDEVPIKETNPLRPLSPYAVSKVGTDMLAYQYFQSFGMKTIRTRGFNHTGPRRGDVFVCSNFAKQIVEIEKGRREPVIRVGNLEARRDFTDVRDMVRAYWLSLGRCEPGEVYNISSGTSWRIQEVLDMLLVRSEAKVKVEPDPERMRPSDVQVLEGDNTKFREATGWKPEISFEQTLQDILAYWRERL; this is translated from the coding sequence ATGCCAGAGCGCGTTTTGATCACCGGCATCACCGGATTCGCGGGCAGCCACTTGGTGGACTACCTGCTCACCCTGCCGGATGTGGAAATCTACGGGATGCGCAGGTGGCGCAGCCGCACCGAACACATCGATCACCTCACGACCCAGGTGAAACTCCTCGAGTGCGACCTCCGGGATCAGACCTCGGTCAACCGGCTCGTCGCCGAGGTGCGGCCCGAGAAAATTTTCCATCTCGCGGCCCAGAGCTTCGTCCCCACCTCTTGGAGCGCTCCCGAGGAGAGCCTGCACACCAACATCATCGGCACGCTTCACCTCTTCGAGGCCGTCCGGCAGGCCGGGATCGACCCCCTGATCCAAGTCGCCTGCAGCAGCGAGGAGTACGGAAAGGTACTCCCCGACGAGGTCCCCATCAAGGAGACCAACCCCCTCCGGCCGCTGTCTCCCTACGCGGTGAGCAAGGTGGGCACCGACATGCTCGCCTACCAGTACTTCCAGAGCTTCGGAATGAAAACGATCCGCACCCGGGGCTTCAACCACACCGGCCCCCGGCGAGGGGATGTGTTCGTCTGCAGCAACTTCGCCAAGCAGATCGTGGAGATCGAAAAGGGGCGGCGGGAGCCCGTCATCCGGGTGGGCAACCTCGAAGCGAGGCGCGACTTCACCGACGTGCGCGACATGGTGCGGGCTTACTGGCTCTCGCTCGGGCGGTGCGAACCGGGCGAGGTATACAACATCAGCTCCGGCACCAGCTGGAGAATCCAGGAAGTGCTCGACATGCTGCTGGTGCGCTCGGAGGCGAAGGTCAAGGTTGAGCCCGACCCCGAGCGGATGCGCCCCTCCGACGTACAGGTTCTCGAGGGGGACAATACGAAATTCCGCGAAGCCACGGGCTGGAAGCCCGAAATCTCCTTCGAGCAGACCCTGCAGGACATCCTCGCCTACTGGCGGGAGCGCCTGTGA
- the lpdA gene encoding dihydrolipoyl dehydrogenase: protein MPDSAYDVAVIGGGPAGYVAAVRVAQKGGRCVVIERDALGGTCLNWGCIPSKSLIAGAEVLRNIQRAADFGIELTGEARGNLASMVEQKNKIVAGLVKGIGGLFKVHKVDHLAGDAAITGPGQIEVALKDGGTEAVRAGKILIATGSRPAQIPAFPIDGERIFSSDQAVHLKELPGRLLIIGAGVIGCEFACLYRTLGAEVTMVELLDRALPLGDADVSKLIERELKKQKIQLHTGKKILKVEPEGAEMVARIEGDEEFRADKVLVSIGRTMNTDGLGLDTIGVELGERGEVKVNEKMETSVPGVYAAGDVIGGLMLAHVASSEGIVAAENAMGGDARMNYLGIPAGIFTHPEVGVVGLTEAQAREGGRDVRIGKFAMRGLGKAHAEREIAGEVKIIADAASDEILGVHIVGAHAADLIHEAAVAIKNGLTAAQLGATIHSHPTMSEAVMEAAHDVHGMAIHLPPKK, encoded by the coding sequence ATGCCGGATTCAGCGTATGACGTGGCGGTTATCGGCGGCGGTCCTGCCGGTTATGTGGCGGCGGTTCGGGTGGCGCAGAAAGGGGGGCGCTGCGTGGTCATCGAGCGCGATGCCCTGGGGGGTACCTGCCTGAACTGGGGCTGCATCCCGAGCAAGAGCCTGATCGCGGGGGCCGAGGTGCTCCGGAACATCCAGCGGGCCGCCGATTTCGGAATCGAGCTGACCGGGGAGGCGCGGGGAAACCTTGCTTCCATGGTCGAGCAGAAGAACAAAATCGTCGCCGGCCTGGTGAAGGGCATCGGCGGCCTATTTAAAGTGCACAAGGTCGATCACCTCGCGGGCGATGCCGCCATCACCGGTCCGGGCCAAATCGAGGTCGCGCTAAAAGATGGCGGAACCGAGGCGGTGCGTGCCGGGAAGATCCTGATTGCCACCGGCTCACGCCCGGCCCAGATCCCCGCCTTTCCGATTGACGGAGAAAGAATCTTTTCGAGCGATCAGGCGGTCCACCTCAAGGAGCTTCCCGGGCGCCTGCTCATCATCGGTGCCGGGGTCATTGGCTGCGAGTTCGCCTGTCTCTACCGGACGCTCGGAGCCGAGGTCACCATGGTCGAGTTGCTCGACCGGGCCCTCCCGCTCGGGGATGCGGATGTCTCGAAGCTCATCGAACGAGAACTCAAGAAGCAGAAGATTCAACTCCACACCGGCAAGAAAATCCTCAAGGTGGAGCCCGAGGGGGCGGAGATGGTGGCCCGCATCGAGGGAGACGAAGAATTCCGCGCCGACAAGGTGCTGGTCTCCATCGGCCGGACGATGAACACCGACGGGCTGGGCCTCGATACGATCGGGGTCGAGCTCGGCGAGCGGGGCGAGGTAAAGGTCAACGAGAAGATGGAGACCAGCGTGCCCGGCGTCTATGCGGCGGGGGATGTCATTGGCGGCCTCATGCTCGCCCACGTGGCCTCATCGGAGGGCATCGTGGCGGCCGAGAACGCCATGGGCGGCGATGCGCGGATGAACTATCTGGGGATTCCCGCCGGCATCTTCACCCATCCCGAGGTCGGCGTTGTCGGCCTCACCGAGGCGCAGGCGCGCGAGGGAGGGCGCGATGTCCGCATCGGGAAGTTCGCGATGCGGGGCCTCGGAAAGGCCCACGCCGAGCGCGAGATCGCGGGCGAGGTGAAAATCATCGCCGACGCCGCTTCGGACGAGATTCTCGGGGTGCACATCGTCGGCGCCCACGCGGCCGATCTGATTCACGAGGCGGCGGTCGCGATCAAGAACGGCCTTACCGCCGCGCAGCTCGGCGCGACCATTCACTCCCATCCCACCATGTCCGAGGCCGTGATGGAGGCGGCGCACGATGTGCACGGGATGGCGATCCATCTGCCGCCGAAGAAGTAG
- a CDS encoding GDP-mannose 4,6-dehydratase, with protein sequence MKAFVTGIAGFAGSHLSDLLLEQGHEVSGIFLPDTSTQNLAHIRGRIDLHAADLLQPEAVFPILRDFSPDWIFHLAGKSSVAESWKDPAGAFSVNTLGGIHLLEAIRKLPRRPRLMAVTSAEIYGNPPGGSPITEETPFAPENPYAASKLAFDLVCGQYAGEFELDLIRLRPMNHIGPRQAPGFAIPAFARQIAEIEAGKREPVIRVGNLESWRDFTDARDVVRAYLLTAERGKSGNGYLVCSGVSRKIGDILAHLLSLSSIPIRIEEDSALLRPADARRAEGSFEKLARETGWGPQIPLEQTLADVLGSWRKSAP encoded by the coding sequence GTGAAGGCTTTCGTCACCGGGATTGCCGGCTTCGCCGGCAGCCACCTGTCGGACCTCCTCCTCGAGCAAGGACACGAAGTCAGCGGAATCTTCCTTCCGGACACCTCCACCCAAAACCTTGCGCACATCCGCGGGCGGATCGATCTGCACGCGGCGGACCTCCTGCAGCCGGAAGCGGTTTTTCCCATCCTCCGGGATTTTTCGCCCGACTGGATCTTCCACCTCGCCGGAAAAAGCTCGGTCGCCGAATCCTGGAAAGACCCCGCCGGTGCCTTTTCGGTCAACACTCTGGGCGGCATCCACCTGCTCGAAGCGATCCGCAAGCTGCCCCGCCGCCCCCGCCTGATGGCGGTCACCTCGGCCGAGATATACGGCAACCCTCCCGGCGGCTCCCCCATCACCGAGGAGACGCCCTTCGCGCCTGAAAATCCCTACGCCGCGAGCAAGCTGGCCTTCGATCTGGTGTGCGGCCAGTATGCCGGCGAGTTCGAGTTGGACCTGATCCGCCTTCGGCCCATGAACCATATCGGCCCCCGCCAGGCGCCGGGATTCGCCATCCCGGCCTTCGCCCGGCAAATTGCGGAGATCGAAGCGGGAAAGAGGGAACCGGTCATTCGCGTTGGGAACCTCGAGAGTTGGCGCGATTTTACCGACGCGCGCGATGTGGTGCGCGCCTACCTGCTGACCGCGGAAAGGGGGAAAAGCGGCAATGGCTATCTCGTCTGCTCGGGGGTCTCCCGAAAGATCGGGGACATCCTCGCGCACCTCCTCTCCCTCAGCTCCATCCCGATCCGGATCGAGGAGGATTCTGCCCTCCTCCGCCCCGCCGACGCCCGCCGCGCCGAGGGCTCCTTTGAGAAACTGGCCCGCGAGACGGGCTGGGGGCCCCAAATCCCCCTGGAGCAGACGCTGGCGGATGTGCTCGGTTCCTGGCGAAAATCCGCTCCCTAG